The following are from one region of the Gossypium hirsutum isolate 1008001.06 chromosome D03, Gossypium_hirsutum_v2.1, whole genome shotgun sequence genome:
- the LOC107944960 gene encoding CSC1-like protein RXW8 isoform X3, giving the protein MFGLTQLEHLDQLSRRVPFLKGILKQEFIHQVVTGYLPSVILILFLYAVPPTMMLFSAIEGNISRSQRKWGACIKVLYFTIWNVFFVNVLFGSIIRQLTVFSSFKDAPKQLARAVPTHVTFPCVLNCWFNKTSTPPTSWLPSSRLTYYHQAGLACPVK; this is encoded by the exons ATGTTTG GCTTGACTCAACTAGAGCACTTAGACCAGCTATCACGTAGAGTTCCATTTCTTAAAGGAATTTTAAAACA GGAGTTCATACACCAGGTGGTAACAGGTTACTTACCAAGTGTGATTCTAATCTTATTTCTGTATGCTGTTCCACCAACCATGATGTTGTTTTCTGCAATTGAGGGGAATATTTCACGTAGTCAGAGGAAATGGGGTGCTTGCATCAAAGTTCTGTACTTCACAATTTGGAATGTTTTCTTTGTTAATGTCCTTTTTGGATCCATCATCAGGCAATTGACTGTTTTCTCAAGTTTTAAAGATGCACCTAAACAACTTGCCAGAGCAGTGCCAACCCACGTAACCTTTCCATGCGTCCTCAATTGTTGGTTTAATAAAACCTCAACACCTCCAACTTCATG GCTACCTTCTTCACGACTTACGTATTATCATCAGGCTGGGCTAGCTTGTCCTGTGAAATAA
- the LOC107944960 gene encoding uncharacterized protein isoform X1: protein MIIDQILPQTFFPLCWFPKFSFPSAGEIGALYPISFPHFRLSKLFSVLCSSFADKWGWCFALVTYKGLQLLGSKRCSQAHTLFMFGLTQLEHLDQLSRRVPFLKGILKQEFIHQVVTGYLPSVILILFLYAVPPTMMLFSAIEGNISRSQRKWGACIKVLYFTIWNVFFVNVLFGSIIRQLTVFSSFKDAPKQLARAVPTHVTFPCVLNCWFNKTSTPPTSWLPSSRLTYYHQAGLACPVK from the exons ATGATTATTGACCAAATTCTCCCCCAAACGTTTTTTCCCCTCTGCTGGTTCCCCAAATTTTCTTTCCCCTCTGCTGGTGAAATTGGAGCTTTATACCCAATTTCTTTTCCCCATTTTCGTCTTTCAAAGCTATTTTCTGTTCTTTGTTCCTCTTTCGCTG ATAAGTGGGGGTGGTGCTTTGCTTTGGTTACATATAAAGGCTTACAGTTGCTGGGATCAAAGAGATGCAGCCAAGCACACACTCTATTTATGTTTG GCTTGACTCAACTAGAGCACTTAGACCAGCTATCACGTAGAGTTCCATTTCTTAAAGGAATTTTAAAACA GGAGTTCATACACCAGGTGGTAACAGGTTACTTACCAAGTGTGATTCTAATCTTATTTCTGTATGCTGTTCCACCAACCATGATGTTGTTTTCTGCAATTGAGGGGAATATTTCACGTAGTCAGAGGAAATGGGGTGCTTGCATCAAAGTTCTGTACTTCACAATTTGGAATGTTTTCTTTGTTAATGTCCTTTTTGGATCCATCATCAGGCAATTGACTGTTTTCTCAAGTTTTAAAGATGCACCTAAACAACTTGCCAGAGCAGTGCCAACCCACGTAACCTTTCCATGCGTCCTCAATTGTTGGTTTAATAAAACCTCAACACCTCCAACTTCATG GCTACCTTCTTCACGACTTACGTATTATCATCAGGCTGGGCTAGCTTGTCCTGTGAAATAA
- the LOC107944960 gene encoding CSC1-like protein RXW8 isoform X2 — MIIDQILPQTFFPLCWFPKFSFPSAGEIGALYPISFPHFRLSKLFSVLCSSFAGLTQLEHLDQLSRRVPFLKGILKQEFIHQVVTGYLPSVILILFLYAVPPTMMLFSAIEGNISRSQRKWGACIKVLYFTIWNVFFVNVLFGSIIRQLTVFSSFKDAPKQLARAVPTHVTFPCVLNCWFNKTSTPPTSWLPSSRLTYYHQAGLACPVK, encoded by the exons ATGATTATTGACCAAATTCTCCCCCAAACGTTTTTTCCCCTCTGCTGGTTCCCCAAATTTTCTTTCCCCTCTGCTGGTGAAATTGGAGCTTTATACCCAATTTCTTTTCCCCATTTTCGTCTTTCAAAGCTATTTTCTGTTCTTTGTTCCTCTTTCGCTG GCTTGACTCAACTAGAGCACTTAGACCAGCTATCACGTAGAGTTCCATTTCTTAAAGGAATTTTAAAACA GGAGTTCATACACCAGGTGGTAACAGGTTACTTACCAAGTGTGATTCTAATCTTATTTCTGTATGCTGTTCCACCAACCATGATGTTGTTTTCTGCAATTGAGGGGAATATTTCACGTAGTCAGAGGAAATGGGGTGCTTGCATCAAAGTTCTGTACTTCACAATTTGGAATGTTTTCTTTGTTAATGTCCTTTTTGGATCCATCATCAGGCAATTGACTGTTTTCTCAAGTTTTAAAGATGCACCTAAACAACTTGCCAGAGCAGTGCCAACCCACGTAACCTTTCCATGCGTCCTCAATTGTTGGTTTAATAAAACCTCAACACCTCCAACTTCATG GCTACCTTCTTCACGACTTACGTATTATCATCAGGCTGGGCTAGCTTGTCCTGTGAAATAA